The sequence ACGAACAGGCCAAAAAAGTAATTCCGGATATCAGTTTGGGCACCGTTTACCGCAACTTAAACGTATTAAAAGAACTTGGTGAGATTTTGGAACTTAATTATGGCTCTACATATAGCAGATACGATGGCAAAGCTAACAATCATTATCATTTTGTATGCGAAAACTGCAATAAATTAGTAGATGTTGATATGCCTGTTTACCAGGGCTTGGATAAACTGGTGCAGGATACGACGGGGTACCAGGTTAATTACCATCGGATGGAGTTTTATGGTATTTGCGATGAATGCCTGCAGAAAATGGCCGCCGAGCAAAGATAAAAAGCGTATTTTACATACGCTTCAGATTGATGACAAAGCTGCATTATCATAATTAAGGGGAGGTTAAATGATCCCTCCGCTCCAATATTTCCAAGCCGGTCTATTGGAGGGGTGGG is a genomic window of Thermincola ferriacetica containing:
- a CDS encoding Fur family transcriptional regulator encodes the protein MRAKTTRMTKQKRIILEILRNTDCHPSADWVYEQAKKVIPDISLGTVYRNLNVLKELGEILELNYGSTYSRYDGKANNHYHFVCENCNKLVDVDMPVYQGLDKLVQDTTGYQVNYHRMEFYGICDECLQKMAAEQR